The following proteins are co-located in the Rhodococcus opacus B4 genome:
- the uraH gene encoding hydroxyisourate hydrolase codes for MSKILSTHVLDATDGTPAAGVRVELVSPDGGVLASAVTDSDGRVAEIAPEGLPAATYSLVFATGEYFAARGRETFYPEVTVTFVLDDPQRGYHVPLLLSPFAYSTYRGS; via the coding sequence ATGTCCAAGATCCTGAGCACCCACGTACTCGACGCCACCGACGGCACACCCGCCGCCGGGGTGCGGGTGGAACTGGTGTCCCCCGACGGCGGCGTCCTCGCGAGCGCGGTGACCGATTCGGACGGCCGCGTCGCCGAGATCGCGCCGGAGGGTCTGCCCGCGGCGACGTATTCGCTGGTCTTCGCGACCGGTGAGTATTTCGCCGCCCGCGGCCGGGAGACGTTCTACCCGGAGGTGACCGTCACGTTCGTCCTCGACGACCCCCAGCGCGGGTACCACGTCCCGTTGCTGTTGTCCCCGTTCGCCTATTCCACCTACCGCGGGAGCTGA
- a CDS encoding molybdopterin-dependent oxidoreductase, with the protein MKLTVDGQTVDADPRPGQCLRTFLREQQRFAVKKGCDAGDCGACSVLLDGSPVHSCVVPAHRAENREVTTAAGLGGPDRLHPVQQQFVDAAGFQCGFCTPGMVVTASALDSAQRADLPRALKGNLCRCTGYRAIRDAVGGVCTTESDSVGRSFGRSIPAPAATRVVCGAEPYTLDLAVDGLTHIQILGSPHPHARITRLDTSAAERLPGVHAVLTHRDSPDVAYSTARHEFRTDDPDDTYVFDTILRFRGQRVAAVVADSVDIARRAVELIEAEYEVLEPVFDPDLARRPGAPLLHGDKGAESRIADPARNLVAEVHGEVGDLAAGLAAARDTGAVVEGTWQTQRVQHTHLETHSAIGWLDSDGRLTLRSSTQVPFLVRDELAHLFSLDRAQVRVFTARVGGGFGAKQEMLVEDLVALAVLRTGRPVQYEFTRSDQFTIAPCRHPMRVSVKVGAGGDGKLTALAVDVLSDAGAYGNHSVGVMFHGCSESVALYRSPNKRVDAQAVYTNNLPSGAFRGYGLGQIIFAVESALDQLAAELGIDPFELRRRNVVVPGDDFVDFEVEHGDLTYGSYGLDQCLDLAEAALRRGNDVHPPDGPQWRVGEGMAASMIATIPPRGHFADVSCTLVEGGRYELRVGTAEFGNGTTTVHAQLAASALGTTADRITVIQSDTDVADHDTGAFGSAGTVVAGKAVHLAGTRLREQLFEVARRVAGAAEDSDCALTPDAVEVAGRTVELDKLVPEGPLRAEGHHDGTPRSVVFNVHAFRVAVDTVTGEVRILQSIQAADAGTVLNPQQCRGQVEGGVAQAIGSALYEEILLDGAGTVLNPQLRNYHIPQLVDVPDTEVYFADTYDELGPHGAKSMSESPYNPVAPALANAIADATGARLRSLPMTPAAVWRCASPP; encoded by the coding sequence ATGAAGTTGACGGTCGACGGGCAGACGGTGGATGCCGATCCCCGGCCCGGTCAGTGCCTGCGCACCTTCCTGCGGGAGCAGCAGCGGTTCGCGGTCAAGAAGGGCTGCGACGCCGGCGATTGCGGCGCGTGCTCCGTTCTGCTCGACGGGAGTCCGGTGCATTCGTGTGTGGTGCCGGCGCATCGCGCGGAGAACCGCGAGGTGACCACCGCCGCCGGTCTCGGCGGTCCCGATCGACTCCATCCCGTGCAGCAGCAGTTCGTCGACGCGGCGGGATTCCAGTGCGGATTCTGCACGCCCGGGATGGTGGTGACCGCATCGGCGCTCGACTCCGCGCAACGTGCCGACCTGCCGCGCGCCCTGAAGGGGAATCTGTGCCGCTGCACCGGTTACCGTGCGATTCGCGACGCCGTCGGCGGCGTCTGCACCACCGAATCAGACAGTGTTGGTAGGTCGTTCGGCCGTTCCATTCCCGCTCCTGCCGCCACGCGCGTGGTGTGCGGCGCCGAACCCTACACGCTCGACCTCGCCGTCGACGGGCTGACGCACATCCAGATCCTCGGCAGCCCGCATCCGCACGCCCGCATCACCCGCCTCGACACGTCCGCCGCAGAGCGACTGCCCGGCGTCCACGCGGTGCTCACCCACCGCGACAGTCCCGACGTGGCCTACTCCACGGCCCGCCACGAATTCCGTACCGACGACCCCGACGACACCTACGTGTTCGACACCATCCTGCGGTTCCGGGGGCAGCGCGTCGCGGCCGTCGTCGCCGACTCGGTCGACATCGCCCGGCGCGCAGTGGAACTGATCGAGGCGGAGTACGAGGTCCTCGAACCGGTCTTCGACCCCGACCTGGCGCGCCGCCCCGGTGCACCCCTGCTGCACGGCGACAAGGGCGCCGAGTCCCGGATCGCGGATCCGGCCCGGAACCTGGTGGCCGAGGTGCACGGCGAGGTCGGTGACCTCGCGGCCGGACTCGCGGCGGCACGGGACACCGGCGCGGTGGTCGAGGGCACGTGGCAGACACAACGCGTGCAGCACACCCACCTCGAAACCCATTCGGCCATCGGCTGGCTCGACTCCGACGGGCGGCTCACCCTCCGCAGCAGCACCCAGGTGCCCTTTCTCGTCCGCGACGAACTCGCTCACCTGTTCTCCCTCGACCGCGCACAGGTCCGGGTGTTCACGGCCCGCGTCGGGGGTGGCTTCGGCGCGAAGCAGGAGATGCTGGTCGAGGATCTCGTCGCCCTCGCCGTGCTGCGCACCGGCCGACCGGTGCAGTATGAATTCACCCGCTCCGACCAGTTCACGATCGCACCGTGCCGGCATCCCATGCGGGTCTCGGTGAAGGTCGGGGCCGGCGGCGACGGAAAGCTGACCGCGCTCGCCGTCGACGTGCTCTCGGACGCCGGAGCCTACGGCAATCACTCGGTGGGGGTGATGTTCCACGGCTGCAGCGAATCCGTTGCGCTGTACCGGTCGCCGAACAAGCGGGTGGATGCCCAGGCCGTCTACACCAACAACCTGCCGTCCGGGGCGTTCCGCGGTTACGGTCTGGGCCAGATCATCTTCGCGGTGGAGTCCGCGCTCGACCAACTGGCCGCGGAGCTGGGGATCGATCCGTTCGAGTTGCGTCGCCGCAACGTCGTCGTGCCGGGTGACGACTTCGTCGACTTCGAGGTGGAGCACGGCGACCTCACTTACGGCAGTTACGGACTCGACCAGTGCCTCGACCTCGCGGAGGCTGCTTTGCGCCGCGGCAACGACGTGCACCCGCCGGACGGGCCGCAGTGGCGGGTCGGCGAGGGCATGGCGGCGTCCATGATCGCGACCATTCCGCCGCGGGGGCACTTCGCGGACGTGTCCTGCACCCTCGTCGAGGGCGGCCGGTACGAACTTCGGGTGGGCACCGCCGAGTTCGGCAACGGCACCACCACCGTCCACGCGCAGCTCGCCGCGTCCGCGCTGGGCACCACCGCCGACCGGATCACCGTGATCCAATCCGACACCGACGTCGCCGACCATGACACCGGAGCGTTCGGCTCGGCAGGCACGGTCGTCGCCGGAAAGGCGGTACATCTCGCCGGAACCCGGTTGCGGGAGCAGCTGTTCGAGGTCGCTCGCCGCGTCGCGGGCGCCGCCGAGGACAGCGACTGCGCGCTGACACCCGACGCCGTCGAGGTCGCCGGGCGAACCGTCGAACTCGACAAGCTGGTGCCCGAGGGACCGCTCCGCGCGGAGGGGCACCACGACGGCACCCCGCGGTCGGTGGTCTTCAACGTGCACGCCTTCCGGGTCGCGGTCGACACCGTCACCGGGGAGGTCCGGATCCTGCAGTCCATCCAGGCGGCGGATGCCGGCACGGTCCTCAACCCGCAGCAGTGCCGCGGGCAGGTCGAGGGCGGCGTGGCACAGGCGATCGGCAGCGCGCTGTACGAGGAGATCCTGCTCGACGGAGCCGGGACCGTGCTCAACCCGCAGCTGCGGAACTATCACATCCCGCAGCTCGTGGACGTCCCGGACACCGAGGTCTATTTCGCGGACACCTACGACGAGCTGGGTCCGCACGGCGCCAAGTCGATGAGCGAATCCCCGTACAACCCGGTCGCGCCGGCCCTGGCCAACGCCATCGCGGACGCAACGGGCGCCCGGCTCCGCAGCCTCCCGATGACCCCCGCCGCCGTCTGGCGATGCGCTTCGCCCCCGTGA
- the pucL gene encoding factor-independent urate hydroxylase, translating into MTDLTGAIVLGDNQYGKAENRIVRIYRDTPRHEIRDVSVSTCLRGDFSAAHLAGDQSSVLPTDTQKQTAYSYAKEKGLDSIEEYGLTLARHFVDDVAPVAGARIEIEEYAWQRAVVDGAEHDHTWVRKGEEVRTAAITVDADGTWVVGGLKDLVILKSTGSEFFGFLKDEYTILEETHDRVMATSLVVQWRFVSTDVDWNSVYAGIKEQIVATFATVHSLALQQTLYEIGKAILERYPVLAEVRLSAPNKHHFAHDLARFGVENDNEVFHAADRPYGLIQATVQRSDAPGAGPAWSAYAGWLS; encoded by the coding sequence ATGACCGACCTCACCGGCGCCATCGTTCTGGGCGACAACCAGTACGGCAAGGCCGAGAACCGAATCGTGCGGATCTACCGCGACACCCCCCGGCACGAGATTCGGGACGTGAGCGTGTCGACGTGCCTGCGCGGCGACTTCTCAGCGGCGCACCTCGCCGGCGACCAGAGTTCGGTGCTGCCCACCGACACCCAGAAGCAGACGGCGTACTCCTACGCGAAGGAGAAGGGACTCGACTCCATCGAGGAGTACGGACTGACGCTGGCCCGGCACTTCGTGGACGACGTGGCCCCGGTCGCAGGTGCTCGCATCGAGATCGAGGAGTACGCGTGGCAGCGGGCGGTGGTCGACGGAGCGGAACACGACCACACCTGGGTGCGCAAGGGCGAGGAGGTGCGCACCGCGGCGATCACCGTCGACGCCGACGGCACGTGGGTGGTCGGCGGTCTGAAGGACCTGGTGATCCTCAAGTCCACGGGCAGCGAGTTCTTCGGATTCCTGAAGGACGAGTACACGATTCTCGAGGAGACCCACGACCGGGTGATGGCGACGTCGCTCGTCGTGCAGTGGCGGTTCGTCTCCACCGACGTGGACTGGAACAGTGTGTACGCCGGAATCAAGGAGCAGATCGTCGCGACGTTCGCGACCGTCCATTCGCTCGCCCTGCAGCAGACGCTGTACGAAATCGGCAAGGCGATCCTGGAGCGTTACCCCGTGCTCGCGGAGGTGCGCCTGTCGGCCCCGAACAAGCACCACTTCGCCCACGACCTCGCGCGTTTCGGCGTCGAGAACGACAACGAGGTCTTCCACGCCGCCGACCGCCCGTACGGCCTGATCCAGGCCACGGTGCAGCGGTCCGACGCACCCGGCGCCGGCCCCGCGTGGTCCGCGTACGCGGGGTGGCTCAGCTGA
- a CDS encoding 8-oxoguanine deaminase: MNAGPGTVVVSGAYVATVDAVGTEHPDGYVVVRGNRIVDVGAGPAPVIEGARVVDGRGCLLTPGLVNTHHHLYQWITRGLAADDTLFGWLTTLYPIWAGIDADAVRTAATGGLAWLAKHGCTTTTDHHYVVPRDGGDVFGAEIEAARTVGLRFHPSRGSMDLGHSRGGLPPDSVVERLDDVLTGTQDLIDRWHDPSPDSMLRVAVAPCSPFSVTADLLTGAAALARSAGVRLHTHLAETVDEQDFCLDRLGCTPVQYMEQLGWVGPDVWYAHAVHLDDVAITTLAGTGTGVAHCPTSNARLGAGIARARDLHAAGVPLGLGVDGAASNEACNMLEEARHAVLFARARGGPAAMTVRTALELATRGGARVLGRDDELGSLEPGKLADLALWRVDTLAHSGITDPVAAVVLGATPPLELLLVNGRAVVERGRVITVNEDDVATEVERAHRALVRKAG; encoded by the coding sequence ATGAACGCCGGCCCCGGCACGGTCGTCGTCTCCGGCGCCTACGTCGCCACGGTCGACGCCGTGGGCACCGAGCATCCGGACGGCTACGTGGTGGTGCGGGGCAACCGCATCGTCGACGTCGGTGCCGGTCCCGCCCCGGTGATCGAGGGCGCACGGGTCGTCGACGGACGCGGCTGCCTGCTGACACCCGGACTGGTGAACACCCACCATCACCTGTACCAGTGGATCACCCGCGGACTCGCCGCCGACGACACCCTGTTCGGCTGGCTGACCACCCTCTATCCGATCTGGGCGGGCATCGACGCCGACGCCGTCCGGACCGCGGCCACCGGCGGTCTCGCCTGGCTGGCGAAGCACGGGTGCACGACCACCACCGACCACCATTACGTCGTGCCGCGCGACGGCGGCGACGTGTTCGGCGCCGAGATCGAGGCCGCCCGGACCGTCGGGCTGCGGTTCCACCCCAGCCGGGGGTCGATGGACCTCGGCCACAGTCGGGGCGGGTTGCCACCCGACTCGGTCGTGGAGCGTCTCGACGACGTCCTGACGGGCACCCAGGACCTCATCGACCGCTGGCACGACCCTTCGCCCGACTCGATGCTGAGGGTCGCGGTGGCGCCCTGCTCCCCGTTCTCCGTCACCGCCGACCTGCTGACCGGGGCCGCGGCCCTCGCCCGGTCCGCCGGCGTGCGACTGCACACCCACCTCGCGGAAACCGTTGACGAGCAGGACTTCTGTCTCGACCGGCTCGGCTGCACCCCGGTGCAGTACATGGAGCAACTCGGCTGGGTGGGACCCGACGTCTGGTACGCCCATGCCGTCCACCTCGACGACGTCGCGATCACCACCCTGGCCGGCACCGGGACGGGCGTCGCCCACTGCCCCACGTCCAATGCCCGTCTCGGCGCCGGCATCGCCCGGGCCCGGGACCTCCACGCGGCCGGAGTCCCGCTGGGGCTCGGAGTCGACGGCGCCGCCAGCAACGAGGCGTGCAACATGCTCGAGGAGGCTCGTCACGCCGTGCTGTTCGCCCGGGCCCGCGGCGGCCCGGCGGCGATGACGGTGCGCACCGCCCTCGAACTCGCCACCCGCGGCGGGGCCCGGGTGCTCGGCCGGGACGACGAACTCGGCTCCCTCGAACCCGGCAAACTGGCCGATCTCGCGCTGTGGCGGGTCGACACCCTCGCACATTCCGGTATCACCGACCCGGTGGCGGCTGTGGTCCTCGGCGCCACTCCGCCGCTGGAGTTGCTTCTGGTAAACGGGCGGGCGGTCGTCGAGCGTGGAAGAGTGATCACCGTGAACGAGGACGACGTCGCCACCGAGGTCGAGCGGGCCCATCGCGCCCTGGTGCGCAAGGCGGGCTGA
- a CDS encoding FAD binding domain-containing protein translates to MDLSFVTQISAPRSRDDLPAPEPGTAYLAGGTWLYSEPQPTITRLVDLATLDWPAITVHDDELELAATCTIENLCDAPLPAEWVAKSLFRPCAESLVASWKIWHTATVGGNLALALPAGAMITLCCALDAEALVWAPDGGERRVPVDRFVTGAGRTTLGAGELIRSIHLPAAALRGRTSLRKIAYSPLGRSGALLVGRVGSDGFTLTVTASTIRPFVLRFPAPPDPGLLSRSLSEQISVDDYLTDAHGAADWRRHVTGVLAEEIRRELE, encoded by the coding sequence ATGGACCTGTCGTTCGTCACGCAGATCTCGGCCCCGCGCAGCCGCGACGACCTGCCCGCCCCGGAACCTGGAACGGCATACCTGGCGGGCGGCACCTGGCTGTATTCGGAACCGCAACCGACGATCACCCGGCTGGTCGACCTGGCCACCCTCGACTGGCCCGCGATCACCGTCCACGACGACGAGCTCGAACTCGCCGCGACGTGCACCATCGAGAATCTCTGCGACGCACCACTTCCCGCCGAGTGGGTGGCCAAGAGCCTGTTCCGGCCGTGCGCCGAGTCGCTGGTCGCGTCGTGGAAGATCTGGCACACCGCTACCGTCGGCGGCAACCTCGCGCTGGCGCTCCCGGCCGGCGCGATGATCACGCTGTGCTGCGCGCTCGACGCCGAGGCGCTGGTCTGGGCCCCCGACGGTGGCGAACGCCGGGTTCCGGTGGACCGGTTCGTCACCGGGGCAGGCCGCACGACACTGGGGGCCGGTGAACTGATCCGCAGCATCCACCTCCCCGCCGCCGCGTTGCGGGGCCGCACGTCGCTGCGGAAGATCGCGTACTCGCCGCTCGGACGGTCCGGTGCGCTGCTCGTCGGACGCGTCGGCTCGGACGGATTCACACTGACCGTCACGGCGTCCACGATCCGGCCGTTCGTGCTGCGTTTCCCCGCTCCCCCCGACCCCGGCCTGTTGAGCCGGTCTCTGTCGGAACAGATTTCCGTCGACGACTACCTGACCGACGCCCACGGCGCCGCGGACTGGCGTCGGCACGTCACGGGAGTTCTCGCCGAGGAGATCAGGAGGGAGCTGGAATGA
- the uraD gene encoding 2-oxo-4-hydroxy-4-carboxy-5-ureidoimidazoline decarboxylase, which yields MTEPPGLIAFNALSDARAVDLLVQCCSSTAWARRVAAARPFPSADALHTAAENALADLTEPEVDAALAGHPRIGDRADNPSSAREQSAVASADDEIRARLRAGNEEYEQKFGHVYLVCASGRSAQELLDVLHARLGNDAATERRILRTELAAINRLRLDRLLGENGD from the coding sequence ATGACCGAACCGCCCGGCCTGATCGCATTCAACGCGCTGAGCGACGCGCGGGCCGTCGACCTGCTCGTGCAGTGCTGCTCGTCGACAGCATGGGCGCGACGGGTGGCCGCCGCCCGGCCGTTCCCGTCCGCCGACGCGCTGCACACCGCCGCCGAGAACGCACTCGCCGACCTGACCGAGCCCGAGGTCGACGCGGCCCTGGCCGGGCATCCGCGAATCGGCGACCGCGCCGACAACCCGTCGTCCGCGCGCGAGCAGTCGGCGGTCGCGTCCGCCGACGACGAGATCCGCGCACGCCTGCGGGCGGGTAACGAGGAGTACGAGCAGAAGTTCGGGCACGTCTACCTGGTGTGCGCGTCCGGTCGGTCGGCGCAGGAACTGCTCGACGTGCTGCACGCGCGTCTCGGCAACGACGCCGCGACGGAACGCAGGATCCTGCGGACCGAACTGGCCGCCATCAACCGGTTGCGCCTGGACCGCCTTCTCGGCGAGAACGGAGACTGA
- a CDS encoding LysR family transcriptional regulator, whose amino-acid sequence MEFRQLRYFLAVGEEGSFSRAAQRCFISQSAISHQIAKLEQELGTTLLERTTRATKLTPAGERLMPIAAEMMGLEARALSVGLDPRNRLRISASMSFATQSLEAISLVREDFPQLDIEFVIKDFTDRMTAVASGDADLALIRGGVDRPGLETVEFGLEDLVIVTSSKHPLAGVSTVDLSELAPYPLLLPPRSSQILIHTVVEDAFRQVGQRVMLGPSIPSDHTATLDVLTTPRSWTVLYADTADATPRRGLSFLREAHDRLRIPVCGVVRSGTATRPELTHLFLALAQSIAGSGGST is encoded by the coding sequence ATGGAGTTCCGACAGCTTCGCTACTTCCTCGCGGTCGGCGAGGAGGGCAGTTTCTCGCGCGCGGCGCAACGCTGCTTCATCTCGCAGTCGGCGATCAGCCATCAGATCGCCAAACTTGAGCAGGAGTTGGGCACCACCCTGCTCGAGCGGACGACCCGCGCCACCAAGCTCACTCCCGCCGGCGAGCGCCTCATGCCGATCGCCGCCGAGATGATGGGGCTCGAGGCGCGCGCGCTGTCGGTGGGTCTCGATCCGCGCAACCGTCTGCGCATCAGCGCGAGCATGAGCTTCGCGACGCAGAGTCTCGAGGCGATTTCACTTGTGCGCGAAGATTTCCCGCAGCTCGACATCGAATTCGTCATCAAGGACTTCACCGACCGCATGACCGCGGTCGCGTCGGGCGACGCCGACCTCGCACTGATCCGCGGCGGCGTCGATCGGCCGGGTCTAGAAACGGTGGAGTTCGGGCTGGAAGATCTGGTGATCGTCACGTCGAGCAAGCACCCGCTGGCCGGGGTCTCGACCGTCGACCTGAGCGAACTGGCGCCGTATCCGCTGCTCCTGCCGCCGCGCAGCAGTCAGATCCTGATCCACACGGTGGTCGAGGACGCGTTCCGGCAGGTCGGGCAGCGGGTGATGCTCGGACCGTCGATCCCGAGCGACCACACCGCGACCCTCGACGTCCTCACCACCCCGCGGTCGTGGACCGTGCTGTACGCCGACACTGCGGACGCGACTCCCCGGCGGGGGCTGAGCTTCCTGCGCGAGGCCCACGACCGTCTGCGCATCCCGGTGTGCGGGGTGGTCCGCAGCGGGACCGCGACGAGGCCCGAACTCACGCACCTGTTCCTGGCGCTCGCACAGTCGATCGCCGGGTCCGGCGGTTCGACCTAG
- a CDS encoding NAD(P)/FAD-dependent oxidoreductase: MDRTQVVIVGSGFGALAAAKKLGKAGTPFVLISETTEHLFQPLLYQVATGVISPGEIAPSIRAILAKYPSGDVRLGRVVDVDPDKKEVVYEAGSIRHTIGYDSLVAATGARQAYFGRDEFAEVTYALKTVADADRLRRQIVRCFEEAHTTSDAERRRDLLHFIVIGAGPTGVELAGQIKELAGRYFEKSLRDITAEEVTVTLVEGAGETLPVFGGKLSKYTQDSLEKAGVEVVLGTMVTDIDEHGATLSSPSTGFEKRLTADTIIWSAGIQANDFAAVLADRTGCETGRGGRLLVDEDLTVGRYDDVFAIGDMASLNNLPAQSPFAMQGGRHVAAIITGKRALGTPFKYRDKGSMAIINRFRAITRVGKIELTGVLAWFLWLAVHLVYLVGFRNRYVAVMSWFGSFLGHRRPHFHYAQEIETIELRDQREDAAA; encoded by the coding sequence GTGGATCGCACACAGGTCGTCATCGTGGGATCGGGATTCGGCGCCCTCGCGGCGGCGAAGAAGCTCGGCAAGGCAGGCACGCCGTTCGTGCTGATTTCCGAGACCACCGAACATCTGTTCCAGCCGCTCCTGTACCAGGTCGCGACCGGTGTCATCTCGCCCGGCGAGATCGCCCCGTCGATCCGCGCGATCCTCGCCAAGTACCCCAGCGGCGACGTCCGGCTCGGCCGTGTCGTCGACGTCGACCCGGACAAGAAAGAGGTCGTCTACGAGGCCGGCAGCATCCGCCACACGATCGGCTACGACAGCCTCGTCGCCGCGACGGGCGCACGGCAGGCCTACTTCGGCCGCGACGAGTTCGCCGAGGTCACGTACGCGCTCAAGACCGTCGCCGACGCCGACCGGCTGCGGCGCCAGATCGTCCGCTGCTTCGAGGAGGCGCACACCACCTCCGACGCGGAGCGCCGGCGCGACCTGCTGCATTTCATCGTGATCGGTGCCGGCCCGACCGGTGTCGAACTGGCAGGTCAGATCAAGGAACTGGCCGGCCGCTACTTCGAGAAGTCGCTCCGCGACATCACGGCCGAAGAGGTCACCGTCACCCTGGTCGAGGGCGCAGGCGAGACGCTGCCGGTCTTCGGCGGCAAGCTCAGCAAGTACACGCAGGACTCGCTGGAGAAGGCGGGTGTCGAGGTGGTGCTCGGCACCATGGTCACGGACATCGACGAACACGGTGCCACGCTGTCGTCGCCGAGTACCGGTTTCGAGAAGCGCCTCACGGCCGACACGATCATCTGGTCGGCCGGCATCCAGGCCAACGACTTCGCCGCCGTACTCGCGGACCGGACCGGCTGTGAGACCGGCCGCGGTGGCCGCCTCCTGGTCGACGAGGACCTCACGGTGGGCCGCTACGACGACGTCTTCGCGATCGGCGACATGGCCTCGCTGAACAACCTCCCCGCGCAGTCGCCGTTCGCGATGCAGGGCGGCAGGCACGTCGCGGCGATCATCACCGGAAAGCGCGCCCTCGGAACGCCGTTCAAGTACCGAGACAAGGGCAGCATGGCCATCATCAACCGGTTCCGCGCCATCACCCGCGTCGGTAAGATCGAGCTGACCGGTGTGCTCGCCTGGTTCCTGTGGCTGGCCGTGCACCTCGTCTACCTGGTCGGGTTCCGCAACCGGTACGTCGCGGTGATGTCGTGGTTCGGATCGTTCCTCGGCCACCGCCGCCCGCACTTCCACTACGCCCAGGAGATCGAAACCATCGAGTTGCGCGACCAGCGAGAGGACGCCGCAGCCTAA
- a CDS encoding aspartate/glutamate racemase family protein, whose protein sequence is MHIKIVNPNTTRAMTDKIGDCARSVAGPGTLVEAVSPQMGPASIESHYDEALSVPGLLEEIARGEEARVDGYVIACFGDPGLDAARELASGPVLGIAEAAMHTASFLGRGFSVVTTLARTRGRAWELAERYGMQRFCLGVHACEIAVLDLDRDPDAVKVITEACRAALDRDGSDAIVLGCAGMADLCAVISAELGVPVVDGVAAATLMVQSLVTLGLRTGARGEFAAPLPKKYSGLLEGFGR, encoded by the coding sequence GTGCACATCAAGATCGTCAATCCCAACACCACCCGGGCGATGACCGACAAGATCGGCGACTGCGCCCGCTCCGTCGCCGGGCCGGGGACGCTCGTCGAGGCCGTGAGCCCGCAGATGGGCCCCGCCTCGATCGAGAGTCACTACGACGAAGCACTCAGCGTCCCCGGACTTCTCGAGGAGATCGCACGCGGCGAGGAGGCCCGCGTGGACGGGTACGTAATCGCCTGCTTCGGCGACCCGGGCCTCGACGCGGCCCGCGAACTGGCCTCCGGCCCCGTCCTCGGCATCGCCGAGGCGGCCATGCACACCGCGAGCTTCCTGGGCCGCGGGTTCAGCGTCGTCACGACACTGGCGCGCACCCGGGGGCGGGCGTGGGAACTCGCCGAACGGTATGGCATGCAACGCTTCTGCCTCGGCGTGCACGCGTGCGAGATCGCGGTCCTCGACCTCGACCGCGACCCGGACGCGGTGAAGGTGATCACCGAGGCGTGCCGCGCCGCCCTCGACCGGGACGGTTCCGACGCGATCGTACTGGGCTGCGCGGGCATGGCCGACCTGTGCGCCGTCATCTCCGCGGAACTCGGGGTGCCGGTGGTCGACGGCGTGGCGGCGGCCACCCTCATGGTGCAGTCCCTCGTGACGCTCGGACTGCGGACCGGTGCACGCGGCGAGTTCGCGGCTCCCCTGCCGAAGAAGTACAGCGGACTGCTCGAAGGTTTCGGTCGCTGA
- a CDS encoding NUDIX domain-containing protein — MTVTSAGVLLYRFDDAGVLQLWIVHMGGPFWARKDEAAWSIPKGIYVEGEDPFAAALREYEEEIGAPPPDVEYHLLGQFKQPSRKLITVYLAEAKDDVTFVGSNTFELEWPPRSGKFQQFPEVDDARWFPVSVAETKLVKGQRPIVLRTREYLLTSGG; from the coding sequence ATGACCGTCACCAGCGCTGGAGTGCTCCTGTATCGCTTCGACGATGCGGGGGTGCTCCAGCTGTGGATCGTGCACATGGGCGGCCCGTTCTGGGCGCGTAAGGACGAGGCCGCGTGGTCGATCCCCAAGGGCATCTACGTCGAGGGGGAGGATCCCTTCGCGGCAGCGCTGCGCGAGTACGAGGAAGAGATCGGTGCACCGCCGCCGGACGTCGAGTATCACCTGCTCGGACAATTCAAGCAGCCGTCCCGCAAGCTGATCACCGTCTACCTGGCGGAGGCGAAGGACGACGTCACCTTCGTCGGGAGCAACACCTTCGAACTGGAGTGGCCGCCGCGGTCGGGGAAGTTTCAGCAGTTCCCCGAGGTCGACGACGCCCGCTGGTTCCCGGTGAGCGTCGCCGAGACGAAACTGGTCAAGGGCCAGCGCCCGATTGTGCTTCGCACCCGTGAGTACTTATTAACGTCGGGCGGTTAA